The stretch of DNA GCGGGGACCGAAGCGGGCGATGACGCGGCCGTCGCGGCCGATCAGGTACTTGGTGAAATTCCAGGTGGGCTCTTCCAGCCCGCCCGCGGTCAGGAAGCGGTAGAGGTCGCACTTGGCGTCGCCCTTGACCGCCACCTTCTCGAAGAGCGGGAAGGTCACCTGGTACTTCGCGTCGCAGAAGGCGCGGATCTC from bacterium encodes:
- a CDS encoding glutathione peroxidase, with translation EIRAFCDAKYQVTFPLFEKVAVKGDAKCDLYRFLTAGGLEEPTWNFTKYLIGRDGRVIARFGPRTAPDAPELRAAIDAALRL